From Brassica rapa cultivar Chiifu-401-42 chromosome A06, CAAS_Brap_v3.01, whole genome shotgun sequence:
ATCCATGTTGGTCGAGGCAGAAGATGGAAAAGGGATCTAGTTACCTTTACTGTGGCCGAGAACAACATGAACCACACGGTCCATGTTAGAGAAGTGTTGGACAACAGAACGTAGATCATCAGCTTCATGGTTATAGTTACCATAATAGAAACTGCCTTCACTCTCTCTGCAGCAACAACAACCGTGAAGGCGCAGCCACACCTCccaaaacaccaaatcaaaGCAAGAAAGCGAGAAACATATACCCATTCCCAGAGAAATCAAAACGGAAAGCAGTGATGCCTTCTTTCTCTAAAGTAGCAGCCACATTGTTCATAGTTTGGTTATCCTGCATATCAAGATTTGATGAGTCTATCAAGATTCACTCATTGACCAAGTTTCAGAGAAGACTGACCTTGTTTGATTGAAACCCATGGCACAAGATCACAACTTCTCTTGACCCAGTTTCGTGAAGCAGACCCACGAGCTTCTCCTTGTGTCTGTTCGGAATCACGATCCTCTGAGCTGAAACCAGACACAAGAACAGAGTATCCAGCAGTCAGAATCTTACAATAAGCTGAGAAAAATTCGCGATAGGCACCATTCTTATGATACCTGAACTTTTCTCAGACGAGTCCATTCTCAAATTCTTGCAGAAAATTTGGCTCTAGTAAAAATAACTGAAATTAAAACCTAACCATCtttcccttttcttttttttttctatagcTTTCTAACTCATCTTAATTGCAGTTTTGTTTTAGGTTATTTCACCGATTCTCCAGAGTTATGCCCAAGCGAAGTGAGGATGTATACAGGCCTGAGACTATTATCCCAGATCCGGATTCGAACCGAGATTCGATCCGGATTTGATCCGGATCCGATCTGAAAATCCAGATATCCGGAGGGGTcgaatccggatccggatagtAAAATATTGGATCCGTCAAAGCCGGATCCGGATCTggatatcttgattttttagtCCGGATATCCTGAtctgtaaattttattaataattatttctgaaatagtaatatctatatataaaaactaactttatttaatatattttcatttttataatagtatatgtaaaattttacgtaaattttataatattatactttgaaataattaaaaacattatatatttttttatttttaaattatttttaatatttttatatatatattaatattattttttatttattttaaggatcCAAATCTGGATCCGGATATCCGCTGGACATTACAGTTTTTAGAAAGATATCCGACACCCGGATATCCGAAAACCCCGGATCCGGATAAGGATTGTAAAATTATCGATCCGCCAGATaaggatccggatccggatacgTTAAAGTTGTCCGGATACCCGATCCATCTCAGGCCTAgatttatataccatataaaataaaaattattttgaagaaacatgtgaatagataaatattttgttatatatttaatcaTGGAGCATTAGAACATGTTTTCGtagtcacgtgtcatcactaagatgattcttagaattcttagaaaaaagttggtccatataaatacatattatactttttattaaactaactatcaaaatAATTAGTAGTGTACAAAGAAGTATTCTCAattcctttttaaaataaaaactacagaGTTACctaatatgttaatatatatatgacaatgaatgattatgaataatacatatttgataacaatttttgtatcatctctctttttatttaaatttatattattaaaagaaattaaacctttgacatatttaaataattaaatattacaacataattatttattagaCAACATTCATCATCTCCGATGTaagaatgtaaaaaaaaaactacatgatgttattttatatttttatatttatcacCTTATATAAAGTTCTATTTCAGCTCtagttttaaaaacaattacttttctttagtcaaaatataatatgtaaatagATTTTGATTTGTGTTTTAAAAGCGAgagattatttttaaaatttatagttacATACATAATATACAGTTGTAGATAAAAGTTTAAGATATAGCGAcagattatataaattttatatgtagTTTACTCATTTTAACCTGTTCTAAAAGcagatgatttttattttatttagttttaatgaatacaatttcatatttttaaaaataaactagattaactatttaatttaatattatttgtaaGATTTGATATTCTATATCAAATTTATGTTCGGTAAACCACACTTGGAATATGGATTTACTTAAACCATATATTCACATGAATGATGTGAATTCTTTTAAAAGTATGGCGGTTAATTGTACCTCTAATCCAGAtacatacaaaaaatattataaaatatctgAGAAGTATACAACGAAATTAAGTTATAGAACAGAAAGTTATACGTAGACATGTAACAAGGCGCAAAGTTTTATGGACCAATTACTACACTTGTGGCCTAAAATTGGAAGCTACAATGCTATACAAAGTTGAAACATTTTGTGTGGCAAGCAATATCATAATGTTTATTAGTTACTAAGATTGTAAAGTTAAAAGAAATTCAGTGTGATACAGGATGTGAAACAGAAGAGGAACCAATAAACCAATAATTCAAACATGAGCGTACTCAAAGATTCCTTCTAATCCATGAATCTTTCCATGTTTTTGGTATTTCGAATATGGATTATCTACAAAAGATTTTTAAAGATCAATATCTCAACTATTTCCATGGATATTGTAGTATATTTggaaaaattaaatgataagatttatAAAAGTAACATGGGAACCTACATGAGATTTTATGCGTAGCAGAGATAGAAGGCGAACTATGGAATGAAGAACAACACAAACGATTTGAAAATTCCAGAATAcaaacaatattataaaatatctgAGAAGAATACAATGAAATTAAGTTATAGAACAGAAAGTTATACGTAGACATGTAACAAGGCGCAAAGTTTTATTGACCAATTACTACACTTGTGGCCTAAAATTGGAAGCTACAATGCTCTACAAAGTTGAAACATTTTGTGTGGTAAGCAATATCATAATGTTTATTAGTTACTAAGGTTGTAAAGTTAAAAGGAATTCAGTGTGATACAGGATGTGAAACAGAAGAGGAACCAATAAACCAATAATTCAAACATGAGTGTTCTCAAAGATTCCTTCTAATCCATGAATCTTTCCATGTTTTCGGTATTTTCGAATATGGATTATCTACAAGAGATTTTCAAAGATCAAAATCTCAACTATTCCCATAAATTTTGTAGTATATTTGGAAAAATTAAATgacaagatttataaaaataacatGGGAACCCACATGAGATTTTATGCGTAGCAGAGATAGAAGGCGAACTGTGGAATGAGGAACAACACAAACGATTTGAAAATTCCAGAGGATAAGtactttttgaaaataatttaacaagATGGTGATGTGTGATGATGTTATGTGGATTAAACATGGAGCAAACAAGATAAGTTTTCGGGACAAGGATGGTTCTCCAATATGAGAATTTCAAATGACATATTTATGggtataattaatttttttcgaTGAAGCATGTCTCTTTTATATGCAAAATGTGAAGTTTTTATTTGGGTCATAGAGTGCATGACGACTCTAAAGTTTTCGGATGTAGTGTTTGCaacaaattgttatcaaattgGAAGATAGTGTTTTCGCAGATAGAATGACAAGCTTTCGCATCtcatatgaaaaaaattcatcgacataatttttttttctctcacttTGCAATCAAACTTATtccaaaagtaaaaatataataacGGATAAACTTGCACGAGATGGTTGCAATGGTTGCCTTTTGCAGTgtattattttgataatttgtCCATCTCGAAAAAGTTAGGGCCTAGTGTTGgtccaaatattttgaatatgttCTTTAATAAGTATAACCATTAAAATAATTGGATCCTattttgtaatgtttttttaattagggCTTTGAATTCTGAAGAAAATTAGTGAAATAAAAATTAGACTATGTGATTTTGCACTCTGGACACACTTTAAAGCTGGCCTACCTACCACTAAATTGAATTTTAGTCAGTGACTAGTTGGGAACTCTTCAGTTATTGTTCGCCAAGAAATTTGCGATGacaaatttaaaagaaataccCTTAGATAGTCATAAAAAGggtttttatcacaaatataggtCATAATTGTTATAAATACTGTGATGTCGATTATAGAAACTCTTGTTCACCAAGATTTACTTGTATTCAGTCTCCAAATTAGACTTTCCATTGTATCCTACATAAGAAGTTCATTATTCATGCAATAAGACACATCCAttcatctttctctcttctctacttATAACATGTTATCAGTACGGGTCTCTAATGTTGAGCTTAAAAGGCTTTAGTCGATGATATCGTTTCGCCCTCGTTCTGAGGTAAGACAATCGTCCAATCTTTGATGAGATCGTGTCGACTTATAAGCTGATGCAGAATCTCATAATGATTACGTTTGTAATTACGTTCGTATGAATGATTTTAACGATTTTGCTTCACGTGTGCTATTTGGTGATTTTACTcttatataaactttttttattgcTTATACATATATGTTATTGTCTCACACGTTCATTGTTTAACTCTTTATTGATTTTACATCTTTGTATGCTTATTGTTTTTCTAAAATCTATCACACGACTGATTTAACTTTAGCGCTTATATATGCTTAGCTTATATTAGTCACAcgctttgaattatttttaatatgcatTGAATATGTAACATCCGtgatcctggataaggaccgtcgggacggccatggttcgaggaaacgaaccagccggcTCGAACCATGGCCGGTCTGAGGACCGTAAAGCAAGCGTTTCATGGCCAAGATAAAAGGTTAAGGACATCAGGATGCTGATAcataaccttataagagaaagaagtcagctaggataagctgtacagaagctgggggatgcttacgggaagctcgatcagctagacgtagctcggtcaaactcagcctagctcgttccaagttaagtcagttcaaccagctggactactagctcactcagctgggtcagatgggagtcagctcaactcagctggactgagtgtttgGATCTCGGGCTGTTGGGCCAGGTCCGGACTATGGTCGGGCCATATGGTCGACCCAAGGTGGCTACGGGCAGGTGAGCTCTTGTGGTCGGGCCATGGGCTTGGGATATCAGTTTGGGCTTGGGTTTGGCGTGGCTAGATGtggttggacgtgcctagatGTGTCTGGAAACTTCCAAGATTCAACAGGTGAAATCTTAATTGAAAAACCATAAGATTCTTGTCGAATGATTTCACATATGTTTCTTGCTCATAAGATAAAATGGTAATACGGTTTTCACCAACCAAATGATATTATTGGCATGAATAAAGTAGATGTTGGTGGACTAATCACCCACTATGCATCTTTATAATATTGGTGAATCCAGAATAAGTATTTTGTAATTATTGAATGTTCATTGAGATAAGTACTAAACATTTTGAGCAAAATAATTCACATCAAGCTAATAAGTTATAAATAGTTCTCCCctcattgttttttttggtcagAAACCAAGTATTTCCCATCTAAGAATTTTGGATGTGGAATACACATTCAAGTTGCTCCACCAAAGAGCTTTAATTaagatgattttttaaaatgaggTTGAGAATATATGTTGGATGTGAATCTCCATTGATATTTAAGAATCTAGAGTCATCCTCGAATGATATAATTAACGCTCACTATGAATGCTAAAAAATCCAACATATGGGGGAGAAACTAAACAGctggaaaagaaaataaattgaaatgaATTATCATTGATCCTTGGACTAAAGAGAATTTGAAATAGAAATCTAAAAGATAATTCAAATACAGATATAACTTAATAAAGCAGTTTCCAGACACATGTACTGACCCAAATAAATAGTGATCAAATCACATATACCAGctgtaaatgctctaataaaaaattgatgttcaagaagaacaataACAAACTGCTAGTCACGCCTGCAGCGTGGTAGTTCCAAAGATAATAATCCTCGTAAATGAAATGGAGTATATATGACAGTGGTCAAACCGAGgcaatatagttttttttaatgatcTCCAAAGAGACATTAAACATGACTGAAAGGAATTCAGGTACTTGAGACAATGAAGAGatctcaataatttttgttatgTATGAAATAAAATGGAACTGATAAACAAATTGACATCGACGATATTTATGGATGCAAAGTAACAGTTGATATGATAAAAGAAAGAGGATCATGAAAGTTGAAACAAAGTCTATTGAAAAGTATACACAAAGAAATGATTGGCCAAAGAAGAAATAGACAAAGATACAAACTCTTGTGAAAAAGAGAGGTATTTTGACCAGTAGTCCATACAATAGAAGGTGTAAAACAAGTGGGATAGAAATAAGTTGTTGCACCAAAGAAAGATCAATATGAATTTGATTGTGAAGAGACATAGACTCATGTGGTAAATGCAACTACTTTTAAGTTTCTTAACAGTCTGGCAATGAATGAATAACTTGAATATACGATCCACTGGAAAATGATAATCCCTGAAAGATAGAATCCATAAAGGATTGATGATATCAAAATTATGTTCTCTGGAACTCTAGTTATTCTGTCGAATTAAGGCAAATTCACTTTCATGGGATATATATTAAATGCTTGTATGTGTTTGGTCATGAAGTACCATACTTAAAGTGTAATATATGAGTTAGTTACTAATATTTTCATGATtgaaaaatgtgattttataTGACAAGAAAGAATGTCTAAACGATTGTATGTAAGAAATTTGGTTTGAAGTCTAAATAGACCAAAAAATTGTTGTCTATGTCAAAAGAGAAATATGGACCAGAAGTCTAAAGTCATAGATATTATAACTCAATTGACCAAGTCCATAATTCTCTTTtgaaaaacccagtgggacaaaaacCATGATGAGTAAAAAGAGTACAAGCACACACATTATTGCTTCGAGAGGAAGAAATGTGATAATGTGTGTGCTTGTACTTTTTTCTCTCATCATGgtttttgtcccactgggtttttccTTGACAATGTTTTAACGAGGCAACAAAGAacacaaaaatgatagaaaccCAAGGAAAATACTATAATTCCTATGAAAAAGTCTTTCTATGTTCTACAGTTTTTGAGATAAAGAGAATCCAAGAAAATGATCAAATCATATGAAGACTCATGCACTACATAAAAATGGCAAAGTTCGTGTCCTACAAGTTTGTTCAAGTGAAAACTTGAATGTTTCATTCACTAAGGCGCTACCCTTGCTACTTTCAAGAAGCTCGTACATCTTATCGGACTACATTGTCTCAAAGACCTCGACGTATGTACACATGAGGAGAAGTCATTGCGTGCTgcacttttttttcctttgactATGGTTTTTCCCTTTGGATTTTCTAGTAATGTTTTTCACAAGGAAGCACCTTATACACATAATAGACATCAAGGGAAAGTGTTATAAATATTGTGCTGTCGATTATATAAACTCTTGTTCACCAATGTTTACTTGTACTTGGTATCCAAGTAAGACTCTTTATCTTATCCTATATATGGAATTCATTATTCATGATATAAGACATCAAttcatctttctctcttctctacttataagacttataaaaataatgatcaaaatttttcattaaagaggtaaatatacacttacaTCCTTAGAATTaacttatcttttttttgtcagcaacttAAACAGACTCAAATTAGTAGCTCTGCATCTATATGGACAACAAATGACGGTTGCTTCCTTGCACTGCATACGAGACTATCCGCCCTTGAATTATGCGTTTGTGGTATATGAATGAGCTCTGAACTGTTGAAACTTCTCTGCAAGATCTTTATGTCTTTCAAATAACTTGCAAAGGCTGGTCATGTGGTATATGAATGCGCTCTGAACTGTTGAAACTTCTCTTCAAGATCTTGATGTCTTCCAAACAACTTGCAAATGCTGGCCATTTTTCttgttctgaaaccatcttcaccagttgagaaCAATTCGTTGCAAATGTAACAGTAAACTGTCTTAGATTCCTCATACATTATATTGTCCAAATTAGAGTTTATATCTCCGAATGAAGTGGCGACTGACTCGCTCTTGCATTCCTCGCTTGCATTAAACCATCAAAATTTTCCAGTATAGTCACTATGTGGGAATAGATGGTACTGTTATATTTATTGGTAATTTAGTTTGATCAGTTCCCTGTGTAAGTGAAATATGTGCCTCAGCCCAAAGTAATGACTCTGTTTCTGCCAAATTGAGAGTATCTCTACGATCAATATCCAAATTGTTAAATAATATAAAGATTAGAGTATAGAGTTAAAAGGGTgaggtttagagttaagaggttgagtttaaaatttttaaaaataagaaataaatattaaaatttgaataatataaattataaataatagtttcaaaaacatttttgaatttgaaaaagaaaaattgaatttttttttgaaaaaagtcaaaacaaaatttacttAAGTTTacatttgaaaacatataattcgaaattataaaatagttaaatttttaaccttttttttacttttattatttatatatatatatatatatatatcaaggggtaaaaatatattttggctctttaatgaaatctattttagtgatttttttaagatttttctttttgtgagaAAAGCGTAAAAATGATCTATTCGAAAgaatttttctaaatttaataatatcGAGCGTAAACAGATTTGTGGGAGGCACACGCCGGCTGCGCGCGAAGACATGCGTTACCAACCCTCGACGGACCATTCCATGCCTTTGTTATCCATCACGTTGACTCCCACACGCCTCCTCTACGTTTTAAAAAGTCAAAACCGGCCACTAATccttcttttttaatatttattttcttatggtGAAAAGAGATAAACCTTAGACAAATATTTCGTACAATGAAtatgtaataaaaattgtattagaaaattaatttcataaataagagaaaaagactCCCACTCGACTCGATTACATTTTTAGTTGCAAATGTACGATGACGTGTCAATAATGAATGAGTTTGTAGTGGCACGCAACGTAATAAAAGACGACAAAGGTGGGAAAGCGAAAGGCACATGTCGAGCTCATTTACACGCACCACTTACACTGTGGTCTCCACGCGCCTCCTCCTTTCCCCACACGCCCTCCTTCTttcttatagtttttttttttttttgttatctatcTCTATTTACTCGTTTCGAATCCTGATCGTCATAGCAATTTCCGACGACTTATCAAAGGAGTTATCTTCCCGCATAGGCCTGAGAGAGAGGTAGATATTTGCTTTTACGCTTTGGTATTTCTGAAGAAGTTAGCTCTGATTCTTTTCGAAAACTCTTCACTGTTCTTGATTTGATATGAATATGGTGATAAAGTAAGAATTTTTGAGGAATCAATCGACGAATTTCATAAAGTTTATGTTTTTCTTGTCAGATTCATTGATTATAAGATTATAATCTTTTAAACTACAGGTGACTCTGCTCTTACTAAAGCAAGAAGAAGATGGGATCAAAAACTCCTTCCACATCGACTCATGAAGCCAATGCTTCTGTAGATGAAAGGTGTGAGATTCTTCCGacattaaaaaattgtttttttttttttttttttttttctgttgattGATCTTTTTCTGGCTGCAACAGGTCTAGAAAAGGTAAAGTACCGAAAAGGATTAACAAGGCTGTTAGGGAGAGGCTTAAGCGCGAGCATTTGAATGAGCTTTTCATCGAATTAGCTGATTCGCTGGGTATATTTCACATCGAAGATTGTTTTCTATTGATTTAAATGAACAATTTGCTTTAGTTGAGAGGCTGTAACCAGGTTACATTTTGAATAAGATGGTGTTAGCAATAGTCGTCTAACCAGGAacgattttttattttctcagaGCTGAATCAGCAGAACAGTGGAAAAGCTTCGGTACTGTGTGAAGCTACTCGGTTCTTGAAGGACGTGTTTGGTGAGATTGAGTCCCTTAGAAAGGAGCACGCTTCTCTCCTCTCTGAATCTAACTACGTAAGCCACTATTAAGAAGACTTCACAGACAGATGATGTAGCTTCAACagtcttttagtttttttttttttgttgtgatgGAAACTGTGTAGGTAACCACAGAGAAGAATGAGCTCAAGGAAGAAACATCAGTGCTCGAGACCGAGATCTCTAGACTACAATCCGAGATAGAAGCAAGAGTGAATCAGTCCAAACCAGACTTGAACACCTCTCCTGCGCCTGAgtaccatcatcatcatcatcatcactatcAACAACATGCCGAGCTTGCATCCCAGTTTTCAGGACTTCCCATTTTCCAAGGCGCGGCGGGCTTTCAACAATCTTCTGCTGCGACTCCTCCTGGTGCCACAGTTGTTGTTCTTCCGATGCAACCTGATCTCCAGACACAAGCGCCTCTGATGTATAATAGCTCAAATGTGAGTAAGCCGTGTCCAAGATATGCTAGCGCGGCTGACTCGTGGCCTTCTCGGCTACTTGGAGAGCGTCTGAAAGCTAATGAATGAGAGTCTTGGGCGTCTCCACAAGGTGTGTTAACAACCGAAGACGGAGGCAGGGCAATTTGTGAGAAGGACTCTTGGCTTTTGTATTTAGCTTCGTCTAGTGTCCTTGTGGGTTTTGGCCTTGGCCATTTCTTGTTTTTGTGGTTTGTCCATAGGATCAGAAAAGTTTATGGCTCGTTTGAGAAAAGTTAAGGAAATAATTAGCTCTAACCTTTGTTGTTTTCTTGTCCTAAGATACTAAAACAGCCACTATAAAGGAATATGCCAAAGTTTTTccataaattgaaaaaaaaaaaaaatgaaagtaatATGTGAAATGGGGTCTGTAGAAAACTGGTATAAGAATTGGTTCTGGTTTGGATTGGTTCAAATGGTTAGCTAACTGATATAACAGAGGAGAGAGCGTCTTATCTGTTATCGACtgggtaagaagaagaaagacagaAACAGAGATGGCGAATTCACTcggcttcttctcttctcctcctcttaCGTTTTGCCTCCTTCAATCTCCCAGCAACAGTGTTAAACCTACTCACTTCTTCCCCATTGGTGATAAGAAGTTGGCTCAGAAGAAAGAAGTATTTCAGACTTCCAAATCCAAAAGTTTTGAGATTCAGGTAAGTTTTATTATGGAACTCTGTTCTTCTACACCAAATCACATTcggaaaattaattattttaatctttTGGAATCAACATTAGGCCACAAACGGTACTCAGACTACTAAATCGAGCAGCATAGTTTGTCAAAACTGTGAAGGGAATGGTAAGTGTGCTCTATTAGTTTCTTTCTACAACTGAATTAGTTAAAAGCCTGACAAAGATTTTGTGTAATAAAGGTGCTGTGGCATGTTCTCAATGCAAAGGAGGTGGTGTGAACTTGACTGATCATTTTAACGGGCAGTTTAAAGCTGGTGGCCTCTGTTGGCTCTGCAGGTTTGCAAAACTCTTTCTCCTTCCTTCACCACCACAATAATACAGACTCATAAATTAGTATCCTCTTCAATTTCTTGTGGACAGAGGTAAAAGGGAGGTTTTGTGTGGAGAATGCAATGGAGCTGGTTTCATTGGTGGTTTCTTGAGCACCTTCGATGAGTAATGGAGAAAAGCttcttcaaaaatgtgattagAAGTAGTCTTTCTCTATCTGTCAATGCTCTTCTAAAACCAAAATGTATTACTTTTGTTATTGAACACCCTCTTTTATTGTATTCTTGTTTCATAAATGCCACTCTCTCACATAAATGTTTGGCTCCCTCTCAAATCAATTTTCTTCGACTCAGTAATTTTTGTAGGTCTACAACAAATCGTAGAATTCATCGTGATAAACCGTCCAGCCCCGTTCAACGCAATCTTTGGAAAGCCCTGGCTATACAGCATGAAGGCAGTTCCCTCAATCTACCACAAGCGCCTGAAATTTCCGACTCCAAAAGGAATCGAAACCATCAGAGGAAGTCAGAAGAGCTCCAGAACATGCTACCTTGCAAGCTTCAAAGATACCGAGCAGCACTCTTAAATAGGCGACCAAGATCAAACAACAGACATACACATGTACACGAACCACCGAACAAAAGACCGTATCTCTGGAAAAATAATCGAACAACATTATGACTTGATCCCTCGCCGAGGGTACGTAGGCAACTCACGACACGAGTTCAGTCACCCACCAACTACACAGCTCGAAGGATGCGCGTCACAACACCCGAAGCACGCTAACACGACAGCACCGACTTCAAATCAAAAGACAAGCTTCCTTccttatttcaaatttgtaacaaaccaaaaacaaatgttttaataaaattcgGTTCTTACACCTGGCGGTTCGAGCTCGTTACGAGTCCTATATCCAAAAATCGCAATAGTCTTAACGGTTGACTGTAAATCAAGATCCTGATCAAGTCTTCGGTTACAGCCAACCCCGCCAAACGAGGGCGGCAAAACAAGTTAACAAAATCTTTTGTACACCAAACGTACATCGATAAAAGTACCTACGACAAATTGACACACGGCCTCAAAAGAACGGCCTCGCGTAAACATAGAAATTACGACAAACAACTCAAAAACTAACAAACCTTTCTCTACTAAAAAGATAAAGCAACAAAAACAAATGGGAAAGCGAAAATAAAAGTCAAATCCCTGAAACTACTCCTCAACAGCGAATTCACCATCCTCGAACTGGCCACCCGCGAGCTTCGTCTTATCACCTTTGTCTTTCATCGCAGAAGGAACTTTAGCAAAGAAATCTTCGGCAGATCCTCCGTAATTTGAGGCAGATCAAGCTTCTCAATGGAGAAATCCGAAACCGCTATCACATCGAGCTCGGACCCGAGCTAGACCTCCTTCGTTCGAAGATGAAACAACACATCCAAATCCAAAAGGTTATTGTCCATGATCTCCTTAAAGAGATCTACGTTCGCCATGACCTCCCTAAGACGAGATTTTCAATCAGTTGCGgccttcttcttctcccacttCTCATTCAAAGATACCAGCACGTCCAAGTAGCTATCTTCCAAAGCCTTTTTA
This genomic window contains:
- the LOC103873576 gene encoding transcription factor bHLH47, with the protein product MGSKTPSTSTHEANASVDERSRKGKVPKRINKAVRERLKREHLNELFIELADSLELNQQNSGKASVLCEATRFLKDVFGEIESLRKEHASLLSESNYVTTEKNELKEETSVLETEISRLQSEIEARVNQSKPDLNTSPAPEYHHHHHHHYQQHAELASQFSGLPIFQGAAGFQQSSAATPPGATVVVLPMQPDLQTQAPLMYNSSNVSKPCPRYASAADSWPSRLLGERLKANE
- the LOC103873575 gene encoding protein BUNDLE SHEATH DEFECTIVE 2, chloroplastic; translation: MANSLGFFSSPPLTFCLLQSPSNSVKPTHFFPIGDKKLAQKKEVFQTSKSKSFEIQATNGTQTTKSSSIVCQNCEGNGAVACSQCKGGGVNLTDHFNGQFKAGGLCWLCRGKREVLCGECNGAGFIGGFLSTFDE